In Streptomyces sp. 71268, the DNA window GGTCGGTCAGCACCTCGGCGTGCTTCATCTCGTCGAACGACTCGTGCCGCGTGTACTTCGCGAGCTTGGTCCAACCGAAGTTCTCCTGCATTTTCGCGTGCAGGAAGTACTGGTTGATCGCGGTGAGCTCACCGGTGAGCTGCTCGTTGAGGAATTCGATGACCTCGGGGTCGCCCTGCATCGCAGAGACTCCTTCCAATCCAAGCGGGAACGGGAGTTCGCGCGCATCCTCGCACCGCGCCGGCGACACCGTCCAGTAAGTGCATGCTTAGTGTGAGTTGCCCGAATAGCAGAGCCGCTGGTCACGACCACCCCCGAAGGTCTGACACCATGGAGGCATGGGTCAGCCGGAAAGCCGCGAAGGGGAGCAGGGACAGCTACCTCCGGGGCAACGGCTACAACGGGGCTGGCCGGTCACCCACTACGGCCCGGTGCCCAGGTTCCGACCCGACCGCTGGGAGTTCCGCGTATTCGGCGCGACGGCCGACGGGGACAAGCACTGCTGGACGCACGAGGAATTCGCGGCCCTTCCGTACTCCACGGTCGTGGCCGATCTGCACTGCGTGACGAAGTTCAGCATGTTGGGCGCGGAGTGGGGCGGCGTGCCCGCCCGACTGTTCCTCGAACTCGCTCCGCCGGCCGAAGATGTCACCCATGTGATGGTGTGGGCGGAATACGGGTTCAGCTCGAATCTGCGACTCGAGGATTTCGCGGCCGAGCGGACAATTTTCGCCACGCACAAGGGCGGCGAGCCGCTGACGGCGGAGCACGGATTTCCGGTCCGCCTCATCGTTCCCCAGCTCTACGCGTGGAAAGGCCCGAAATGGGTGCGCGGCGTGGAGTACATGACCGCCGACCGGCGCGGCTTTTGGGAAGAGCGGGGATATCACAACCTCGGTGACCCCTGGCGCGAGCAGCGCTACTCCTACCAGGAGGAGCCGGGCGACGGCCCGGAGCTGTAGCCAGCGCCCCGGCGCCGGGTCTGACCCGGCCCGGCGGGGGTGCCGTCAGCCCGCGCGCAGTTCCTTGAGCCGGGCCACGTCCGCGGCGTGCCCCTCCTTGCCGCCCGGCGTCTCGATCACCAGCGGCACGCCGGCCGTGGCCGGGTGGGTGAACAGCTCGCCGAAGGCGTCCGCCCCGATGTGGCCGGCGCCGATGTTGGCGTGCCGGTCCTTGTGGGCGCCGACGACGTCCTTGGAGTCGTTGGCGTGGATGAGCTTCAGCCGCCCCTCGCCCACCACCGCGACCAGCTCGTCGAGGAGCGCCTTGGTGCCCCCGGCGGCGGCCATGTCGTGGCCGGCGGCGAACGCGTGGCAGGTGTCCAGGCACACGCCGAGCCGCGGGTGCCGGTCGAGCACGTCGAAGTAGGGGCCCAGGTCCTCGGCGAGCGCGCACAGCGACGCGCCCTGTCCCGCGGTCGGCTCAAGGAGCAGCCAGGGGTCGTCGTCGTGCGTCAGCTCGTCGAGCAGGGGCAGCAGCCGCTCCCTGACCTGCGCGAGCGCGGTGGCGCGGGACCGGCCACCGGTGGCCGAGCCGGTGTGCACGACCACCCCGAGCGCGCCGATGGCCCGGCCCCGGCGCAGCGAGTGCCGCAGCGACTCCACCGACTTCTCGGCGGTCGCCTCGGTGTGCGAGCCGAAGTTGATCAGGTAGGGCGCGTGCACGTACGCCGGCAGCGACTCGGCCGCGCAGGCCGCGCGGAACTCCTCGTCCTGGCGCGGGTTGCCGGCCGGGGTGGCCCAGCCGCGCGGGTTGGCGACGAAGACCTGGAGGCTCTCGGCGCCGAGGTCGCGGGCGTAGGACAGGCCGACGGAGGCGAGCCCTCCGGCCACGGGTACGTGGCCGCCGATGGGGTTGCGGGTGCGGATGGCAGACGTGCTCACGCACCAAGGGTGCCAGCCGGGCACACGCTCCGGAGCGCCGGGCCGGGTGGCGTCGGCCACCCCGCCGGCCCCGGCGGGCCGCCTTCGCGAGCGACGGGCCCCGCGCGCTCCGGACGGCCCGGCCCCCGCGAGCGGCGGGGCTCGCGGGGGCCGGGGCAGTCGTGGCGTGGCGGCGTCGGGTCAGCGCACTCGCAGGGTGATCTTGCTGCCCTTCGGCGCTTCGTCGCCGCCGTCGACCGACTGGTCGAAGACCGTGTCGCCGAAGAAGAAGCGGTTGACGCCGACCTCGAAGCCCGCGTCCTCCAGCTTCCGCTTGGCGTCGTCCAGGTGGTCGCCCTCGACGTGCGGCACCTCGATCATCTCCTTGCCCTTGGACGGCGTCAGGGTGATCGTGTCGCCCTCGGCGACGCGCGACCCCTCGGGCGGGTTCTGCAGCGCGACGGTGTCCTTGTCCTCGTCCGAGAAGACCGGCTCGGCGATCTTCACGTCGAGGCCGGCGTCCCGCAGCTCGCTCTCGGCGTCGTCGAGCACGTCGCCGACGACGTCCGGCAGGTCGATGGGGGCGCCCTTGCTCACGGTGACCGCCACGGCCGAGTCCGGGCGCCGTTCCGTACCGGCCGCCGGCTCGGAGCCCAGCACGTCGCCGCGCGGGGTCTCCTCGCTGAAGCGCTTGGTCACCTTGCCGAGGCTGAGCCCGGCGTCCTCGATCTTCTTCCTGGCGTCCTCCAGCGACATGCCCGCCACGTTCGGCACCTCGGCCATCTCCGTGCCGCGCGAGACGGTGAGGGTGACGGTGCCGGTGTTGCGGATGCGGGCGTTGCTCTCGGGGTGGGTGGAGATGATCCGCCCCTTCTCCACGACGTCGCTGAAGCCGTGCTTGATCTTGACGTCGAGCCCCGCGTCCCGCACCTTCTTCTCGGCTTCGGCCTGCTTCATGCTCAGTACGGCGGGCACGTGCGTGAACTGGCCGGAGTTGATGTACCAGATGCCGAGTCCGACGCCGAAGACCAGCAGCAGCGCCGTGACCGCGGTGAGCACCGGACGGCGCGGCATGCGCAGCCCGCCGGGGCGGCGCGGCCGCTTGGGCGGCGGGTCGTCGTTGACCGGGCGCTCTTCCAGCAGCCGCGGGCGCAGCACGCTGGTGCGGTTCAGCTCGTCGTCACCGTCCGCCGCCGCGCCGCCGGCCACGGGGCTCGGCGCCGGCTGCCGCCGGGTGGCGGTCTCGCGCGCCGCGGCGGCCCGTGGGATCACGCTCGTGCGGTCGTCGGGGCCGCTGCCGGAGCGCGGCACCGGGGCGTCGAGCGTGCCGGCCTTCGCCCGTGGCGGGGCCACGTCGAGCTGCGCGTCGGTCAGGCCCGAGCGGGCGGTGCGCAGCCGGCCGAGGAGTTCCACGGCGCCGGCCGGGCGCTGCTCGGGGTCGCGGGCGGTGGCCTCGGCCACCAGCTCGTCCAGCGCCGGGGCGAGCCCCGGCACGCTGCGCGAGGGCGCCGGGACGTCCTCGTGCAACTGCTGGTAGAGCACCTGGGCCGGGGTGGTGCCGGTGTGCGGCTTGGCGCCGGTGAGCATCTCGTACAGGACCACGCCGCAGGCGTACACGTCCGCCCTGGTGTCGGCCGTGCCGTGCTCGATCTGCTCGGGCGCCAGGTAGGAGACGGTGCCGAGGACGGCGCCGGTGGAGGTGTTGGTCGCCGCGTCCACCGTCCGCACCAGCCCGAAGTCGGCGACCTTGACCCGGCCGTCGTCGCCGATCAGCACGTTCTCCGGCTTCATGTCGCGGTGTACGAGGCCGGCCAGGTGGGCCGCGCCCAGCGCGGCGAGCACCGGCTCCGCGACGTCCAGGGCGATGCGCGGCTGGAGCGCCCCCCGCTCGCGCAGCACGTCGCGCAGCGTGCAGCCGGCCACGTACTCCATCGCGAGGTAGACGTACGTGCCGTCGGTTCCCTGGTCGAACACGCCCACCACGTTGGGGTGGTCGAGCCGGGCCACGGACTTGGCCTCGCGGATGAACCGTTCGACGAACGCTTCGTCGGTGGCCAGCGCCGGGTGCATCACCTTGAGCGCGAGCACGCGGTCGAGCCGGGTGTCGACGGCCCGGTAGACCGTCGCCATACCGCCGACGGCGATCCGCGCCTCGATCCGGTAGCGGCCGTCGAGTACCTGCCCGACGAGCGGGTCCTGCAGGGTCGTATCCACGACAGAGGAGTCTACGAGCCGTGCCCGACACCCGGGCTCACCAGCGGTGGCACCGGCCGCGACTGAAGCCGAACAGTGACCGGAGAGTGGCACTCCCGTGCGAACCGCCCGCCTGGGCCGGCGGCCGGCCGCCGCCGGCACCCGTCGGACGTGGCTATTCGAACGCGGGCCGCTCCGGGTCGAGGCGCGCCCTGCCCTCCTCGGGCGAGGAGGCCAGCGCGAAGTGCCGGCGCGGGATGCGGCCGGCGCGGCTGGCCAGGCGGCCCGCCGAGACCGCGTACCGCATCGCCTCGGCCATCAGCTCGGGCTCCTGCGCGCGCGTCACCGCCGAGGCGAGCATGACCGCCGCGCAGCCCAGCTCCATCGCGAGCGCGACGTCGGACGCGGTGCCGGCGCCGGCGTCGAGGATGACCGGCACCCGCGCCCGCTCGGTGATGAGCTGGAAGTTGTGCGGGTTGCGGATGCCGAGCCCGGAGCCGATGGGGGAGCCGAGCGGCATGATCGCCGCGCAGCCGACGTCCTCCAGCTTCTGCGCGAGCACCGGGTCGTCGTTGGTGTACGGCAGCACCGTGAACCCGTCGTCCACCAGCGTCTCCGCCGCGTCCAGCAGCTCGATGGGGTCCGGCAGCAGGGTGCGTTCGTCGGCCACCACCTCCAGCTTGACCCAGTCCGTGCCCAGCGCCTCGCGCGCCAGTCGGGCGGTGAGCACGGCCTCGCCCGCGGTGAAGCAGCCCGCGGTGTTCGGCAGCACCTGGATGCCGAGCCGGTCGAGTACGGACAGGACCGAGCCCTGCACGCGCGGGTTCAGGCGGCGCATGGCGACGGTCGTGAGCTGGGTACCGGAGGCGATGAGCGCGCGCTCCAGGATCTCCAGGCTGGGCGCGCCGCCGGTGCCCATGATCAGCCGGGAGGCGAACTCCCGGTCGCCGATGGTCAGCGGGTCGGCGCTGGGCAGGAAGCCGGGCGTGGGCGCCGTGTCGGCACCCACGGACGGGTTGGACGGGTTGGACGGGACGGGCGGGTCGGACGGGGTGTCGGGGGAGTGGTGGTGGTCGAGTGCGGGGTGGGACATGGGGGACGGATCAGCCTCCCTGTACGGCGGTGAGCACCTCGACGCGGTCCTCGGCGGACAGCGCGGTGGCGGGCCACTGCCCGCGCGGGACGACCGCCTCGTTGACGGCGGCGGCGACGCCGCCCGGCGCGGCGGTGAGCGTGGCGACGAGCTGGTCGAGCGTGGTGCCGTCCGGCACCTGCCGGGGCTCGCCGTTGACGGAGACGGTGAGGGTGGCGGGAGGGGAGACGGTCATGGCTTACGGCTCCTGGGGTGCGTCGGTCGGCCGGGTGGCCAGGGCGGGCCGGTCGGGCGCCGGGGCCGGCGCGGGCCCGGCGGGCGCGACCGGTGACGTGTCGTACGGCGGCGGCGTGGGGCCGCCGCTGGCCGTCTCGCGGACTGGCACGGTCGCTGGTGCTGGTGCTGGTGCTGGTGCTGGCGCTGGGGGGAAGCGCAGGGGCGTGAACGGGTGGGCGTACGGGGGGAGTTCGCCGGTGGTCAGCACCTCGGCCAGCACGTCGCCGGTCACCGGGGTGAGCAGCACGCCGTTCCGGTGGTGGCCGGTGGCCAGGACCAGGCCGGGCAGCCGGGTCGGGCCGAGCAGCGGCGCGTTGTCGGGCGAGCCGGGGCGCAGCCCGGCCAGCGTCTCGACCAGCTCCAGCTCTGTGACGCCCGGCAGCACCTCGTGCGCGTCCCGCAGCAGCTCGTACAGGCCACCCGCGGTGACGGTGGTGTCCCAGCCGAGTTCCTCGGTGGTCGCCCCGACGATCAGCTCGCCGTTCACCCGGGGCACGAGGTAGATCTGCCCGCCGCGCACCACGGCCCGTACGGTGCGGGACAGGAACGGCCCCGCGGCGGCCAGCGGGGCCGGCACCCGCAGCCGCAGCAACTGGCCCTTCACCGGCCGCACCGGCGGCACCACGTCGGCGGGCAACCCGGCGAGCCGGCCGCTGAGGCTGCCGCCGGCGAGGACCACCTGACCCGCCGCGACCCGGGCGCCGTCGGCCAGCACGGCACCCGTCGCGCGCCGGTCACCGGCGTGTTCCGCGGCCTCCCGGGCGTCCCCGGGGCCGGCCAGCGTCAGTCGGCGCGCCCAGGAGTGCCGGAAGTCGACCCCGGCGCGCCGGCAGGCGGTGAGCAGGGCGGCGGCGAGCAGCCGGGGGTCGATCTGGTGGTCGCCCTCGACCCACACGCCACCGCGCACGCCGGGCGCGAGCAGCGGCTCCAGGCGCCGGCACTCACGCCCGGTCAGCCACCGCGCGTCGAGCCCGCAGCGCTGCTGGAGGGCGTGCAGGTCGCGGAGTTGCGCCCGGTCGTCGCTGTCGAGCGCGACGGCGAGGGTGCCGCAGGCACGGTAGCCGGTGGGCTGGCCGCTCGCCTGTGTCAGCTCGGTGGCGAAGTCGGGGTAGCGGCGCGCGGACGCCAGGTTCAGGCCGAGCAGCGTCTCCTCGCCGTAGTGCGTCTCGGTGACGGCGGCCAGCATGCCCGCCGCGACCTGGGCGGCCCCGCCACCGGGCGCCGGGTCGGCCAGCACGGTGCGCAGCCCGCGCTGGGCGGCGCGCCACGCGGTGACCAGGCCGATGATGCCGCCGCCGATGACCAGCACGTCACAGCGGACGTCGGAGGCCGCTGGCCGCGCCGCCACCGCCCCCTGCGGCGCGGGCCGCCGCGCGTCAGCGGGGCGGGCCCCGGGCGGGGGACGGTGCGGGTCCTCGTGGTACGGGGGCGCGGTCGCGGCGGCCCCGTCGTGGGCGGCCGCGTGGTCCTCGGCAGACGCGTGCATGGGCGTCCAGCCCCTCCCTTCGCCGGAATGACCCGGATCAGGTTCGTACGGTCGGGGGCCGCCAGCCCCCCTCTCAGCCCGGTGCGTCCGGGCTCCCGCGAGTGGTGTGCACCCGCCACCCTAATACGCCCCCCGTGGCCCCGAAACGGAGCGGGCCCGGTATCCGTGGTGGGGCCACCGACCCCGCGCCCGGAGCGCGGGCCCGCCGTGTCACGGCGGGCGACCTTGTGTCGGAGATCTCCCCGCACGGCGCTGCGGCCCGTGAGACGCCTCGTCCTACAGTGATCGCGTGAGCGAGGACACCGAGGAGACGCGTAACGGCGGCCAGGGCCGCGCCGTGACCGGTGGCCCGAGCGGCGACGACCGCCGGGTCGTGATCGTCGGGGCCGGCATGGCGGGGGTGCAGACCGCGGTCGCCCTGCGTGAGCAGGGCTGGACCGGCACCATCACGCTGCTCGGTGGCGAACCCCACCAGCCGTACGACCGGCCACCGCTGTCCAAGGCGGTGTTGCTCGGCAAGGCCGAGGGGTCGGCCTTCGACGTGGACTTCGCCGCGCTCGGCATCGACCTCCAGCTCGGCCGCTGGGTGGCCGGCGTGCGGCCGGCCGATCGCCTCGTGGTCACCGACGCGGGCCCGGTGCCGTACGCCCATCTCGTGATCGCCACCGGCGCCGAGCCGATCGCGCTGCCCGGCAGCGAGGGCGTGCCCGGCGTGCACCTGCTGCGCACGCTGGATGACGCGGAGCGGCTGCGGCCGGTGCTCGCCGCACAGCACGACATCGTCGTCGTCGGGGCCGGCTGGATCGGGGCCGAGTTCGCCACCGCGGCCCGCGAGGCGGGCTGCGCGGTGACCGTGGTCGAGGCCGCGGACCGGCCGCTGGCCGGCGCGCTGCCGGCCGAGGTGGCCGCGCACATGGTCGGCTGGTACGCGGACAGCGGGGCCGTGCTGCGCACCGGGGCGCGGGTGGCCGCCGTGGAGCCGGGGGCGGTCTCGCTCGCCGACGGCACCCGGCTGCCGGCCGACGCCGTGGTGGTCGGCATCGGGGCCAGGCCCGCGACGGGCTGGCTGGCGGAGTCGGGCATCGCCCTGGGGCCCGACGGCTCCGTGCGGGCCGACGGCGCGCTGCGCACCTCGGCCCCCGACGTGTACGCGGTCGGCGACTGCGTCTCCTTCCCCTCGGCCCGCTACGGCCAGCGGCTGCTCGTGCACCACTGGGACAACGCGCTCCAGGGGCCGCGCACGGTCGCGGCCCACATCGTCGGCGGTGACGCCGCGCACTTCACGGGGCCGGTCTACGACCCGGTGCCGTACTTCTGGTCCGAGCAGTTCGGCCGGTTCGTGCAGTACGCGGGTCACCACACGGCCGCGGACACGATGGTCTGGCGCGGCGACCCGACGAGCGCCGCCTGGAGCGTGTGCTGGCTGCGCGACGGGGCCCTGATCGCCCTGTTGGCGGTGGGCCGCCCGCGCGACCTGACCCAGGGCCGCAAGCTGATCGAGCAGGGCGCCCACCTGGACGAGGCCCGCGCGGCCGACCCGTCGGTGCCACTCAAGTCCGCCGTCCGCTGACGCGCGGGCCGGGCTGGCGGCGGCAGGGGCCCGCGGGCGGCGGGCCAGGCCGGCGGCAGGGGCCCGCGGGCGCGCCGCGTGGGGCCCGCCGCCCCTCGCGGGCGCCCGGCGAGCGGGCTGGGCGAGGTGGCCGGCTGGCGCGTACCGGGCGCGGCGGCCGGGCGCCCG includes these proteins:
- a CDS encoding sulfite oxidase-like oxidoreductase, encoding MGQPESREGEQGQLPPGQRLQRGWPVTHYGPVPRFRPDRWEFRVFGATADGDKHCWTHEEFAALPYSTVVADLHCVTKFSMLGAEWGGVPARLFLELAPPAEDVTHVMVWAEYGFSSNLRLEDFAAERTIFATHKGGEPLTAEHGFPVRLIVPQLYAWKGPKWVRGVEYMTADRRGFWEERGYHNLGDPWREQRYSYQEEPGDGPEL
- a CDS encoding deoxyribonuclease IV encodes the protein MSTSAIRTRNPIGGHVPVAGGLASVGLSYARDLGAESLQVFVANPRGWATPAGNPRQDEEFRAACAAESLPAYVHAPYLINFGSHTEATAEKSVESLRHSLRRGRAIGALGVVVHTGSATGGRSRATALAQVRERLLPLLDELTHDDDPWLLLEPTAGQGASLCALAEDLGPYFDVLDRHPRLGVCLDTCHAFAAGHDMAAAGGTKALLDELVAVVGEGRLKLIHANDSKDVVGAHKDRHANIGAGHIGADAFGELFTHPATAGVPLVIETPGGKEGHAADVARLKELRAG
- the pknB gene encoding Stk1 family PASTA domain-containing Ser/Thr kinase; this translates as MDTTLQDPLVGQVLDGRYRIEARIAVGGMATVYRAVDTRLDRVLALKVMHPALATDEAFVERFIREAKSVARLDHPNVVGVFDQGTDGTYVYLAMEYVAGCTLRDVLRERGALQPRIALDVAEPVLAALGAAHLAGLVHRDMKPENVLIGDDGRVKVADFGLVRTVDAATNTSTGAVLGTVSYLAPEQIEHGTADTRADVYACGVVLYEMLTGAKPHTGTTPAQVLYQQLHEDVPAPSRSVPGLAPALDELVAEATARDPEQRPAGAVELLGRLRTARSGLTDAQLDVAPPRAKAGTLDAPVPRSGSGPDDRTSVIPRAAAARETATRRQPAPSPVAGGAAADGDDELNRTSVLRPRLLEERPVNDDPPPKRPRRPGGLRMPRRPVLTAVTALLLVFGVGLGIWYINSGQFTHVPAVLSMKQAEAEKKVRDAGLDVKIKHGFSDVVEKGRIISTHPESNARIRNTGTVTLTVSRGTEMAEVPNVAGMSLEDARKKIEDAGLSLGKVTKRFSEETPRGDVLGSEPAAGTERRPDSAVAVTVSKGAPIDLPDVVGDVLDDAESELRDAGLDVKIAEPVFSDEDKDTVALQNPPEGSRVAEGDTITLTPSKGKEMIEVPHVEGDHLDDAKRKLEDAGFEVGVNRFFFGDTVFDQSVDGGDEAPKGSKITLRVR
- a CDS encoding thiazole synthase, giving the protein MGTGGAPSLEILERALIASGTQLTTVAMRRLNPRVQGSVLSVLDRLGIQVLPNTAGCFTAGEAVLTARLAREALGTDWVKLEVVADERTLLPDPIELLDAAETLVDDGFTVLPYTNDDPVLAQKLEDVGCAAIMPLGSPIGSGLGIRNPHNFQLITERARVPVILDAGAGTASDVALAMELGCAAVMLASAVTRAQEPELMAEAMRYAVSAGRLASRAGRIPRRHFALASSPEEGRARLDPERPAFE
- the thiS gene encoding sulfur carrier protein ThiS, whose product is MTVSPPATLTVSVNGEPRQVPDGTTLDQLVATLTAAPGGVAAAVNEAVVPRGQWPATALSAEDRVEVLTAVQGG
- the thiO gene encoding glycine oxidase ThiO, which encodes MHASAEDHAAAHDGAAATAPPYHEDPHRPPPGARPADARRPAPQGAVAARPAASDVRCDVLVIGGGIIGLVTAWRAAQRGLRTVLADPAPGGGAAQVAAGMLAAVTETHYGEETLLGLNLASARRYPDFATELTQASGQPTGYRACGTLAVALDSDDRAQLRDLHALQQRCGLDARWLTGRECRRLEPLLAPGVRGGVWVEGDHQIDPRLLAAALLTACRRAGVDFRHSWARRLTLAGPGDAREAAEHAGDRRATGAVLADGARVAAGQVVLAGGSLSGRLAGLPADVVPPVRPVKGQLLRLRVPAPLAAAGPFLSRTVRAVVRGGQIYLVPRVNGELIVGATTEELGWDTTVTAGGLYELLRDAHEVLPGVTELELVETLAGLRPGSPDNAPLLGPTRLPGLVLATGHHRNGVLLTPVTGDVLAEVLTTGELPPYAHPFTPLRFPPAPAPAPAPAPATVPVRETASGGPTPPPYDTSPVAPAGPAPAPAPDRPALATRPTDAPQEP
- a CDS encoding FAD-dependent oxidoreductase, whose translation is MTGGPSGDDRRVVIVGAGMAGVQTAVALREQGWTGTITLLGGEPHQPYDRPPLSKAVLLGKAEGSAFDVDFAALGIDLQLGRWVAGVRPADRLVVTDAGPVPYAHLVIATGAEPIALPGSEGVPGVHLLRTLDDAERLRPVLAAQHDIVVVGAGWIGAEFATAAREAGCAVTVVEAADRPLAGALPAEVAAHMVGWYADSGAVLRTGARVAAVEPGAVSLADGTRLPADAVVVGIGARPATGWLAESGIALGPDGSVRADGALRTSAPDVYAVGDCVSFPSARYGQRLLVHHWDNALQGPRTVAAHIVGGDAAHFTGPVYDPVPYFWSEQFGRFVQYAGHHTAADTMVWRGDPTSAAWSVCWLRDGALIALLAVGRPRDLTQGRKLIEQGAHLDEARAADPSVPLKSAVR